The sequence GATTTTATTCGGTAATTTTATTGCTCTCCGTATCTTGGATAGTTGCCCGTTAtatgctcatttaaattcaatttaTTCTAGGTTTCATGACTATGAGGACATGCTGGAAGATACATGGCATATGGAATTCTCAAGGAGACCTGACATGTCAGATGGTCTTTATCTGGGTGTTAACAGTGGATTAAACATGTGGGATAATTACTCCATGCTTCCATCTAGACCTAAAAAGGATGATAAACTTGGCCTTGCTGAAGCAATTACTAGTAGTATACTTTCAACAGGTTTAATTTTTCCAGTTTTCTTTGCAAGTTATTAAGTATTTCATTGGAATAACTTAACAGTTGGTTCTGACTCTTTTTTGCAGGACGACTGGACCTTAAGAGGAAGCTGTTTTGCAGCATACAGCTGGTAAGTCTCTCGAAGTCTTGGCATTGAGTTTATTTGTGTTTTGACATGTTCAGTGTGTtacatttattttgttttttttttttgacagatAGGTGGAGTATCTTTGACAGCTGGTCTTGTGGGAGCAGTTGAAGAGAGGTTTGTCCTCCATTCATGATTATTAATGTGGACATAATCTTGTCATTTTGAGGACCGTACTTACATATGTATTCTTCTGCAACTTCGGATTAAGGTCACTCCCGATTTGAGTTGCACCATGGCATGCTTAAGATATTTGTTATTGGTTCTTTTCTATAGCACCAGTTTTCATACAATTGCTGTCTACCTatattttctttttgaatttGTTGGAAAATTTAAATATTGGAATATTGCATCAATGAAGTTGCTCAAACTGGCAATTGTAGGTCAAGGAATTTGAAATGGTTATCAAAAGGCATTGAGGCTTGAGAACTATAAGTGCTTTCTTGTCGTAGATAAATCAATTTTGCTTTGgctatttgttttttttatttttttctatgctATCATTCTTTTTCATCTCGTGtgtttttttagtattatttggCTAAAGTTAGTTACTTAATTTGAAACAAGTTGAGCAGAAAATggcaaattttaatatttttgatcAGTTATTTACCTTATAAATTTCAGTAATTGTAAATTGTTTATCATTTCAGGGTTTTGCATGCTATTCCTTCAAATGAAGCAATTGACACTGTGGAGGTTAGTCCATGAAAGTACATTGTTGCCAAGAAAAAGAGATCTATAACCACAATGCCCTGTAATTTAAATAGTTATCATCTCCATATGTCCTCTTCTATTGTTTTGTTAATGTGTCAAAAATACAAAGCTTTCTATTGAGATTGTTTTGAAATTGAGTTCAATATAATTAGTTTCCAAGTTATAAACTAGCACCTGAATTTTGGTACTGTAATTTGCTTTAGACTAAAGCTGCAACTGGAGTTACACATGATGGCGACTCTGACTTGCACTATATGGAGATTTTAAGACTTCATTATTACTTTGATACCATTTTAGTGTCTATAGTCTACTGTATAATGTAGTGATTGTCAGTGTGGCTTGGTTTTAGTCAGTTGCACTCAAACCACTGcaagtatagagagagagagagatagagagagagatctaTACACCAGCAAGGAGGCAAATGCATGGgcagtatgtgtgtgtgtttattagaagaagaggaaggggaagaggaGCTGAAGCAAAGGGAAGGGCCAGCTGTTGGGGATTCTAAAacacaaaagacaaaaaaaaggggTACCTATactactgtgtgtgtgtgtgtgtttgtgttagagaggaagaggaggagctgAAGCAAAGGGAAGGGCCAGCTGTTGGGGATTCTAAAACACAAAAAACAAGAAAAGGGGTACCTATACTACTGGGCCATAGGCTTACCACCCAATGCAACTTTGTAACTACCTGGTAGCCAATCGTACCAGATGATTTTTCTCTGTCCATGTGTCAGACCAATAGAATCAGGTTTTAGAACCTAGTTAATACAGGAACATTTTGTTTTGAATGTTTAAATTCATGGATTGTGAATTGAATCATTGAACACTAACTTTGTGTTGTGGCCCGGAGGAAGTGTAGGAAAAAATAACTTTGGACCAATCACCTCATTTGAATTATATATTTGTTTTGCAATCCGTAAACTTGTAGTTTTCAGATATTTAATAAATGCTAATTAGCCATCCGCTGTCTTCATTTATGTCTCCCTTGTTCAACATATAATAGACCCTTTAAAGTTCTTAAATCTTATATCATTGCAAACTTAAATTATTGCAGATGCTGtccttttttatttcatttaaatTTTTAAGCATTAATCTAACCTATTTCTTTATGATAATGACAATTCTTACTACATTTATGAAATTTCTGAGATCAAAGCATTACATGTTGATGTGATCTCTCTTCAATTGTAATCTTATACATGAGGTATTTTCCATGTCCATggaaaataaagttgcataatattTAATATCCTTCTATATCTAATCCATTGGGAGGCCAAATTATCAAACAATTTTGCAATTGTGAGTTGATACCATTGATCAACAGTTAATTTTAAACTACATAAAATTAAATGAATAATGTTCTTGAGGCCTTTTGTCTATACACATGCACATTTTGTTTGTCACTATGATTCCTTAGTCCTGTCTTTCTGTTTAGATCTTTTTGTTCAAGGGAATGATTGGTTTTAGCATAATTTGGACAGGTGCTGCAATCAAGAACCAACCCATTGTTTGTGTCATGGAAAGGGGGTGCGGTAAGTTGCAACCATCTCTTTGTTAAAGATATCCAGAAATTCTTATGCTCCCTTGTGTCATGTTATGTTATGTATCCTGTTTTTGGAATCTTTTCTTGTTTATTTTTCAATGTTTGGCAAAAAATTATGTCTTGGCATACCTATTTTAACTCTGAGAAATAGATTTTTTTAACACTCGTTATTTGGAGGTTCAACAGCTGATATAAAATTCTGTGCTCAACTGAATATGTGCATGCAATAATGACATTTCTACTACAAACAGCATATGAACGATTCTTCAACATATGCTATCTGGAGGTTCAACAGTTGATATAAAGGTCTATGCTCTACTGAATATGTGGATGCAATAACTGCATTTCTACTTCAGATAGTGAAGTGTGAGGATTTTTGACCAAAATTTTATAATAGACTAGGTCCACATCAATGTGGATCCTGCCTAGATAGAGATCTGAGTTTGATCCTCTCAAATCTGATGATCTGGTTTTGATCCATGTAGATCTAAAGCAGATCCTTGTGTTTGCTACTACATAATAGAGGATGAAGGACGAGGTTGTGAATCTATTTGACTGCttgaatattcatgatgaattcaGATTATATGCTGGACTGGTAAGGCAGCAGATGCACCATGTCCGACAAagtttatttttgaaaatattttaacaGGGACCAACTTGACGAGACAACTtgatatgaggacaatgatgttAAATTTGAATACCAGATGTTATGATGTGGTCAAGGTACTGGAAGTTGGTCTTCTGTGGCTCATTCCATAGGAAGTTAGTCTCAATCATCGATTAGCTGCAGGAAGGCTGTACACCACTTTTTGCAACTAATTGTTAAAAATTTTACTTATGTTTTTTTTGGGCATATAATTCATATTATATTTTAGGAGACATATGAGAATGCATAATTAAGTGAGAAATTCTGTGAATTATTAATTTCATTGAAGTTCTAAGATTAGTGTTAGGTTGCTTGGTGCAATGGCCAAGTTTTTGAGAGATCAAAGAATGAGCTTTGTTAGCAGCTGTCTGGAAAGGAGAACTTGTTTTCATTTTTGTCAATTGATACTCTTTCTTATTGCATTAATCTCAAGTAGAATGCCCTTTTCAATGATGAGTTGcatattttagaaaattaaatGATGCTACATGGTTGTTATCTTTTCCTTAATTATTTTATCAGACAGGTTCCTTGAGATTTCCTTGCCACCTGGATGTGTTAGGCATCTGCTAACGATTGCTTTGATCAGAAACTTTAAATAGTTGGAAATTTTGTTTATGGATATGCTACTTATAGTCAAATCTGGTTGTACATGGTAAAAGGATAAATAAAATGGAAGGGTCATATTGTTTCTTAAATTTCCTAAATGTGATAAAGTATTCATGAGTACAGATTTTTTGCATGCCAGATTCTTGGTATCCTGGATTTTAGTCGTGATGCTTGGATACATAGAGAGGACTGGATAAGAAATGGGATTCACATAGGAAGTGGCAGAAAATACAAGGATTCATATTTTCTTCAGGCACAGGCAATGTGCTATATTAATTCTTAACAGGTATTGTCTTTTTGGTAATTTCTGCTTTTTTTTGGGTCTGATTGATTGTATTGCTTTCCTTTTTGATATACCCACTGTTTCTGTTGCATCTGGAATTTGAGAATTGTTTTACCTTTTATCAACTTATTGTTTGTGATTAATCTGATGCtttgctttttttcttttctttcttcctctctttgGACTCAGAACACACTGAAGGGTAAGACCACCACCGGGAAGAGAGTGGTAATTACAGTCTGGTAGCTGAACTAGTACTAGAATGAAAAGCTTGCAGCATTCAAGTTTTTGCACTGGTGGTGCTTTGATCTGATTAGTTAAGCAAATTTCACAAGCAGCACCTTTAGATGTGGTTGTCCGAGCTGCATTGCAAAGTTTGAAGCGAGTAGGCACGTCTTTCAGCACTCTTGGAGGGAAAAAGCTGCGCCATGTGTAGGAGTCCACTTGGGGTCCAAAAGGAAAAGTGCGGAATATGAGGTATGTATTGAGCCTCGACTTGCTAACACAGGAACTATAGTGGAGTGCATTCAGCCTATTCTCTTTTTTGTAAGATCAATTGTACAAGACAGGTAGGTATTATAGTTGGATGTGTATGCTCAAAACACTTTTCATTTATTTACTGCTTCGGTATGCAGTGCTAGCTTGGAAGTAATCCTGCTGTCGTATAAATATACTGTGATATCGTTGATGATTCAGTTTTATTTGGGAATATGCCATGTTGGGATATACCTCCAAGTGATGAACAAGCATATATGAAAGTTTACGAGATTAatgtataattccaaaaaatccttTCTTAAATTGTCATTTTTTAGAAATGATTAAATTGTATACAGAGCAATGCGCAAGTGATAAGTGGATTAAAATGACCTCCACTTTCAAGTTCACTTCTTTTGAATCGATTTGCTGATTGCAAGGGGACTATCTACAGAAAACAATAAGAAAACTCACTGTTTTCATTACGGACCATCTTGGAGCCAAGTGGTTCGGCGGAAATCAATACAAACAAGATATTGTTTTTGTAGCCACAAAGAAGATCTAATTGAAGTGCAATGGCCCCAAAGCCTTCGAGAGCGCGAAGTGGGCGATAGGAATCGGAAGAGGTCCGATCTGACGAAGCGAGGATGCGATAATTGGAGACACCGTGCGCTTCTTTATATCTTTGATCAGCTGAATTACCCTGGACTCCCACCAAAGGTTGGGCCACGGTTGATGACGCGGGTTCTATTGCGTTGGCAGGTATTTAGTTGACGCCGCGCCACTTGACCAGAGAGGCAAAGCGTGGGCCCCCACTTTACGCAATTCTGGACATGTGCTTCTTCGTATCGACGACGATACAAAAGGGCGGGAAAATAAATCAGACgagcaaaacaaaaaaaagagggaAATCGGAAGAAACAAGAAAGGAGAAGGCGGCAATCCCCTCGAAACGGGgaaactcttcgccggtgctcgcGACGGCTTCGTTCGGCCCCGATTCTTCCTCCGCCCTCGGCTCTTCTCTTCTCGTTTCACAGGTGAGTCCGATCCTCTTCTACCCTCTTCGCGATCCCAATCCAGTTCAACAGCCAGCGTCCCCACGAGGACTTTACCTCGAAGTACCGTCGAAATTGTAATCGCAGGAATCTTTTTTCTCTGCTTTGTTTCTCTGGGTATGGATCAAATGATGTTATCTGTGGATCTCCCTTTTTTGGTGCCTCTTCTTTCATTCACGTAACACGCGAAGACTTTGCTAGGGTTTCTCCGGCGGCCTTGTGGTCTGATTTGGACTATTTTCTCGTTGATATAGATTCGTAAATTAGTAGCAGAAATGTCTAATTGTGGAAGCATTGTGGTTCCGTGTCGCAAAGATTTCATCCTCTTTCTTGCATCGAGACATCAATTTGATGAACTCTCTCTATGACATTCTTTGATGAGAAAGGTTATTTAATTGGGTACTGTGGGACGTGAAAAGGATGAGCACGAGTTTACTTGTATTAACTCGTAAATTTTCGAGCCTTTGTATGGTATTCATTGATTTTCCATACCGGATGTGTCTTCTAATCGAATCCCTCTTCTACGACGGGCCTACTCACCAAGCAACACAGAATTTCTTTTTACAGAATTGTGGTTGCTTCTTGGTTCagccaaaacttttttttttttcttttttctggaaGATTATCTAGCTGGTTAACAAGACGTGGAAATGGACATAATATTGAATAAATAGTGGGCTCTAAAACAGGAAGTATTCAACGCGTCCTGTGTATGTTTCTCGATGTTTGCTTAGATTTCAGCTCATCTTGTAGCATCAAGGATTGCCCAAATGTAAACATTCTCATgaaaagaaaattggtgtaagattGTAGCTTCTGCTGCCTTACTTGTCCCTTTACCTTCTTCTTTTCCCGTCTTTTGCAGCTGGAATTTAGTTGGGGTTTCTTAGTGTGGTTGACTCAGTAGATCATTCAACTCTAAGTCTGTTGATCTATTCAGCATCACTAACTAAGATCAGATAGTAGAAGATCATACCTTATTGGCTTACTTGTACTGCctagaaagttcatgatttggcAATCTCATTGCTCTTGCTACAATTCTTGTAGGCATGGAACGTGATCTGGTTAATGCACCAAAATTTGATTACTCCAGTGATACTGATGATTTGAAGTATGTGAGTGGACTCAGCACAATATTTGTGGCCACCATTCAAGAAGTAAAAGACCGGGTTTCCCAAATAGAATTAATCTTCTGTAGCCAACTATTTCCATGTTTGCAATCAACATCAAAACTCTTACAGAAAAAGCTTGCTGATACCAGGAATGCAATGGAGGCTGAATGGAAGAAAAAAGAACATGCCCTCTTACATCAGATTGAAGAGCTTCTTTCTGAAAAGAAACATTGTCAAGATGAAATCCAGCAATTGTGCAGTTCATTAGAGGAAAGTAGGACAAAGTTAATGGGCACTGAACAGTTGGTAAAGAAATATGAATTAGAGAAAGGACAACTTATGGACGAAGTTGAAAGCTTAACAAGGAATGAGGTAATAATTGGTGAATTGAAAAGGCAGCTCGAGCAGAAAACCAGTGAAATAGCTGAGGGGAAGGAGTTGCAACAAAGTTTATTAGAACAAAGTGAATTGAATGATAAGAAATTGTCAATTGAGCAAGCTAAAAGAAGAGAGTTGCTTGAGGATTACAACGGGATGAGAACAAGTTACAAACAATTGAAATCGCAATACCTTTACTTAATCAGGAAGCTGGATAACAACTTAGAAAATGAGCATCACTTGGACAGGAAGCAGGAGGTAAAGAGTTCGCCAAGGTCTTATCCAAAAAAGAGAAGACTCCAAGGTAGTTCTTTCTTCTTCCCTCATTCTTAAATCAAATATAAAAGGTGTTGTGGTTGCACTGATTCTAAACAGTATCAAAAGCTTCTTTTTTCCCTTGTTTGATTTTTAGCATTGAGTAGTAAGGC comes from Musa acuminata AAA Group cultivar baxijiao chromosome BXJ3-3, Cavendish_Baxijiao_AAA, whole genome shotgun sequence and encodes:
- the LOC135586710 gene encoding protein gamma response 1-like, which codes for MERDLVNAPKFDYSSDTDDLKYVSGLSTIFVATIQEVKDRVSQIELIFCSQLFPCLQSTSKLLQKKLADTRNAMEAEWKKKEHALLHQIEELLSEKKHCQDEIQQLCSSLEESRTKLMGTEQLVKKYELEKGQLMDEVESLTRNEVIIGELKRQLEQKTSEIAEGKELQQSLLEQSELNDKKLSIEQAKRRELLEDYNGMRTSYKQLKSQYLYLIRKLDNNLENEHHLDRKQEVKSSPRSYPKKRRLQDYEENEEEITSIASQTDETKSEGGSHEDPAVHHDLPLVKRLTNGSHVTHSSYRPSILPKYTVGTTKSEPIAGEKKGSSSWRDTRAKEARGVDLHDDFLDTPLEIVRNINKLPCKEAQDIAVPPPKDVDLNNYDDETQDMNTKTIPHQQCISVLGPNKGGFKYVEPVRKKTDRENLKGVECQQCKKFYDAVLLGDDGNPDHVNRRCEHHDGVSRHRYRYAPPMTPEGFWNIGFDSDM